In the genome of Brachypodium distachyon strain Bd21 chromosome 3, Brachypodium_distachyon_v3.0, whole genome shotgun sequence, the window ACAACCGGTGAGAAATTGCCCCTCACTTCCTCTGAAATAGTTGATGAGATTCCTGATAATCTGTATGAGACTTTGCTAGGAACGAAAGGCTACAACGAGGCTCAAATTGCTcactattttgttttcttagtTGAGAATTCAAAAAGTGCCAAAGCTTCTAGGTACTAAATGTTCAAAGAGAATGTTATGCCAACAAATACTATCTCTTATTTGAGTTGAACCTATGTTTTATATGTGTTGAACTATATTATTGTTGAACCTTATGGATAATTGTGCGAATTGTATGTACGGATGTTTTGTTGTGTGTTGTCAATGTcgaaattttgaattttaagTTGTATTGTGCTATTGTATCATTTAATGCGTTCATGTTTTGTTCAAAATATGATTCGCTCAATCAACCAAACATGAAAAAGTGGTTCTAATCGTTGGCGTTCAGTCAAATTCAGAGAACGAAACACGAAACTCGGCCGACCCATCCGTTCCGACCTAAATAACCAATTTTTTGGGGGAGAAAAACTCAAACAACCAAGGGACactcatgtttttttaggggaagaCACTGCTTTATTCAACACAAATTCGCAAAGGGATACAATCAATGTGAGGAGTTTCTAACAGCCACAAACGGCGACCAAACGAAAGCGGCGAAGTTGCTGTAGCTAAATTATGAGCATCTACGTTAAAGGACCCTTCTCATGCTTGAAACAAACTGAGACAAAggtcttcttcctttcttcgATATCGTTGAGAATGGCACTGTAATAGCAAAGATTTTTCTCCTTCAGATTCTTGATCACGAGAAGGCAGTCCGAGACCACACAAAAATTAGTGAGATTAAGATCCAGGGCCAGGGACAAAGCCTGGTTGCACGCCATTGCTTCCAATACAGTCGGATCAGTCACCCCAGCCAAAACACATCGTAAACGAAGGTGGCTGGGCTAGCCCACGAAAGTATGAAATGGGAGTATGGCCCAAACTAAACCCAATATTCTCCCCGAGAGACTGAAGTCCAATTGTCCAAAGCTCCGAAGTCCAAACCCTCGCTTCTCCTCGGTCTCCACTGCCCGGCGCTGTTCGGCCctggccgccaccgccggaccaaagggcggccggcggcagctGCCATCAGCCTAGCCAGCATGGCGTTTCTCTTCAACAAGTTCCAGGAAGTaatcttctctctcccttcaCATCTCGCAACCATCTCCGGATCTCGATATGCTTGATTCGCGTTGTGGCGGACACAAAACTACCATCGGTTCGGTATAGTACACGAAAGAAAAATTCGATTGTTTATCGTAAAGTTTTGAATAAAGCAAGTGCACGAGCACGAGGGTGGTGATGGCGCGCAGCGAACCCTTCTGGAAGTGGGTCTAACTGTGTAATGTTCGTATGGGATATATGCCTTGCCTCAATGCTCTATTGTCTACcaataaattttattttgttagaTTCTACTCCATAAATGATTTCACAGCGTCTTGTGTAATGCTAACTCGAATAAGCACAatgtggtaaaaaaaaaactcgaatGAGCACAACACTAGTACTCCGGGACAGATCGTCTGTTGCTGCCTTTGCCTGTAATTTTTCTTCAATCAATTTTTTGATACATTTCCAGGCAATCAGAACACTAGCAAAGAATCCCAAGTTTGCTCGAGACCCACGACATCTTCAATTTGACGCTGATGTAAATCGTTTATTTCTCTATACCAGGTATATGAATATCTGAAGAAAATGCCCTGTTTGTTTCTTACTTACTGTTTCTTAGATGGCCAACATGCCAGTTCCTTATATGCAATATCTGGCTTTTCTTTGTTCATATGCAGTGGAAAACTAGCATCAACCTTTCTCTCTTAAGTCTATTATAAGGTGGCTAATGGTTTCTCATAATTATCATCCCTTTCATTATACATTTTAATCTTTCAGATTTAAACTTTTCTCTTATCACCAAGTTCAGGATCAAGCCTCTAAACTATGTGTTTGATTATATCTGCATGCTTTAAAATGTGATTTTACCAAATTTCCTTGCAATTCTTGATAAGAATATGAAATTTTTCCTAAATGCCTTTCTATCTCTACCTTTAGCTATTATCGTTTGGGAGAGCATTCTGAAGAAAAGGATGCAGAGGAGATTATTGACATGGCTAGCAAAGCATCTGTTGTTGACCAGCAGAAACAAGTGCAGGGGAATGTTCATTATCAACTTAAGCATATGTGCCAAGCAATGGATAGCATTCTTCGACCTGATATAAAGAATGATCCATCACAGTCTCCTTCAGATACTCATAATAAGTCTCGACGAAGTGGCTTGAGTTTTGCCGTTGGCACAGGGGTTTCATCTGCAAACAAGCCAGGTAATTTGTTACACCTATATCACCCAGATTAGTCTAGTAAGCAACTAAGCATGTGTTGAGTAGCCTGTCTTGCTGTGTAATACATAGTTGCATACtaccaaaaatatttttttaacattTTTCTGCTACCAAAGATACACTATAGGGTTTAAGACGTTAAGTATGATAACCATAGTACATGTGCAAGTGTTTACACTTCAAATCTCTATCATTTATGGTTAAGGTAAGATGTTATGTTTCCAGACAACCCCAGGTCCTTGTATATGTGATATGAATAGCATTCCCTTTGTTATTGCAATTTTCTGTGCACTTCCTCTTggctttaattttttttgccataGTTTAACACCCTTAACCAGTATCATGCTCTACTATTCTTTAATGCTCTTTGCTAAGCAAAGACAAATAGATGCATTGATCTTTTGCTGATTGCATCACATGCATCCTGATTCCAAACTTATAAATTATTCAATTAATTGATCAGTTATAGATGCCATGCTAACTCCCTTTcatgtttggtgtttggtAGCTAAATccttatgtttttcttttattacACCCTCTTGCTTACACTAACGTTTTGGAGTTATGCTGGTACTGTGTTCTTGGAGATACAATTGCATACATGAAGTAATTAATAGTTTTATTACTGAATTAACCTAAGCTATGTTCTAATCCATTTTCTCTGCAGTGCAGTTGTTCCGGCTACTCGACCTTTAACTCAAGCTGAACTGTCAAATAAATTCAGGGATCAGTTTGGCTACACCCTTGATATCAGGCCATCAGGAATTCCTCACAAagatgcagggcaaggtctGTTCTTATCTGGAGAAGCTAGAGTTGGTGCTGTCGTAGCCATCTACCCTGGAGTTATATATTCACCTGCTTATTATCGATATATCCCTGGGTACCCAAGAATTGATGCATGCAACAGCTATCTTATTACAAGATATGATGGAACAGTGATCAACGCAAAACCATGGCATTTAGGTGGTGAAACAATGGAATTATGGGATGGTTCACATTTGGTGGACTACAATTCAACGCCATCAACAAGCCCGGAGAGCAACTCTGATCGGGCATGGAGGATGCTTAACAAGCCCCTGGTGAAGAGTCGCAATGAAAACTTTGGGGAAGTGCTTGAACGACGAAATCCTCTAGCGTTTGGTCATTTTGCGAATCATCCACCGGGAGGGTCAACTCCTAATGTCATGATCTGCCCGTATGATTTCCCATTGACAGAGAAGGACATGAGATTATACATCCCTAACATAACATTTGGTGGTGAAGAGCCTGTTACAATGAAGAGATTTGGCTCCTTCTGGTTCAAGTCTAGAGGTTCTGGTCAACAAACTGGGGAGTCTTCAGTTCTGAAGACGCTAGTGCTAGTGAGTACAAGGTCCATACGTGATGAAGAAATCTTCCTGAACTACCGGTACAGCAGCTCAAAGGCGCGACCGGAGTGGTACACCCCAgtagatgaagaagaggataagAGAAGATGGAGCTAGCTTTGAACCTCTCAGCTGTACCAATCCGCCTGTATTGTTCTCTCATTGTTAGCCCCAATACTGATATGGCAACATTTTCCATATTTCCAGATGGACGAATAGTCTGCCGCCGCATTTTTCAGCGTGAGAAAAGTAGGCTGCCTCTGCTAAACTCTTCTCAAAAGTTCTTTCTGTACTAATAAAGAATACGAATTACATCGTCATGTTCTTTGAACTAGAATTTACTATTCATCCGGACGTACTACCAAGGCGGGATTACTAAAGAGTGTGTATCTGGATCTATGTCGAGATTACACTCGGTTTATTCCAATAATGCCAGACCGCTACTCACCCAGATGAATATACAGGCTTAGGAAATGCTACTCTGTACATATTAGGAATAGTTCCAATAGGTTGAGTAATCTTGTGACATCCTGACATTGAGTCCAATAGGTTAAGTATCTTCGACGTTATTCTTGAAGGGCTAGACTGCTGAGGCTGTTGCCATGCATCTAGACTAGAGGAGCAAGGAACAGCTTGGCAGGTCTGCTTCCAGCCAGTACTTGTTGATAGTCCTGATAGAGTGATAGTAGATTAGTATCTCTTccatcctaaattgttgtcgaaatattacatgtatctagacgttttttaggaataga includes:
- the LOC100822461 gene encoding uncharacterized protein LOC100822461 isoform X1, which gives rise to MAFLFNKFQEAIRTLAKNPKFARDPRHLQFDADVNRLFLYTSYYRLGEHSEEKDAEEIIDMASKASVVDQQKQVQGNVHYQLKHMCQAMDSILRPDIKNDPSQSPSDTHNKSRRSGLSFAVGTGVSSANKPVVPATRPLTQAELSNKFRDQFGYTLDIRPSGIPHKDAGQGLFLSGEARVGAVVAIYPGVIYSPAYYRYIPGYPRIDACNSYLITRYDGTVINAKPWHLGGETMELWDGSHLVDYNSTPSTSPESNSDRAWRMLNKPLVKSRNENFGEVLERRNPLAFGHFANHPPGGSTPNVMICPYDFPLTEKDMRLYIPNITFGGEEPVTMKRFGSFWFKSRGSGQQTGESSVLKTLVLVSTRSIRDEEIFLNYRYSSSKARPEWYTPVDEEEDKRRWS
- the LOC100822461 gene encoding uncharacterized protein LOC100822461 isoform X2, which codes for MASKASVVDQQKQVQGNVHYQLKHMCQAMDSILRPDIKNDPSQSPSDTHNKSRRSGLSFAVGTGVSSANKPVVPATRPLTQAELSNKFRDQFGYTLDIRPSGIPHKDAGQGLFLSGEARVGAVVAIYPGVIYSPAYYRYIPGYPRIDACNSYLITRYDGTVINAKPWHLGGETMELWDGSHLVDYNSTPSTSPESNSDRAWRMLNKPLVKSRNENFGEVLERRNPLAFGHFANHPPGGSTPNVMICPYDFPLTEKDMRLYIPNITFGGEEPVTMKRFGSFWFKSRGSGQQTGESSVLKTLVLVSTRSIRDEEIFLNYRYSSSKARPEWYTPVDEEEDKRRWS